One segment of Pandoraea pnomenusa DNA contains the following:
- the xth gene encoding exodeoxyribonuclease III, translated as MQLATWNVNSLKVRLGHVQDWLRSNPVDVLCLQELKLTDENFPITELAALGYTSHFTGQKTYNGVALLVNHAKVGEAQDLVKNLPNFADEQQRLITATVGGVRVVCGYFPNGQAVGSDKFAYKLNWLDALTHWLSDEMERHPQLAVLGDYNIAPEDRDVHDPAKWEGQNLVSPQERQAFARLQGLGLRDTFRMFDQPEKTFSWWDYRMGAFRRNAGLRIDHILVSSTLAERCTACEIDRVPRTWEQPSDHAPVVATFKD; from the coding sequence ATGCAATTAGCCACCTGGAACGTCAATTCGCTCAAGGTCCGTCTCGGTCATGTGCAGGATTGGCTGCGCAGCAATCCGGTCGACGTGCTGTGCCTGCAGGAACTGAAGCTCACCGACGAGAACTTCCCGATCACCGAGCTTGCAGCGCTTGGCTATACCTCTCACTTCACGGGGCAAAAGACGTACAACGGCGTCGCGCTGCTGGTCAATCACGCCAAGGTCGGCGAAGCGCAGGATCTCGTGAAGAACTTGCCGAATTTCGCCGACGAGCAACAGCGGCTGATCACGGCGACCGTCGGCGGCGTGCGCGTCGTCTGCGGTTATTTCCCCAACGGTCAGGCCGTGGGCTCCGACAAGTTCGCCTACAAGCTCAACTGGCTGGACGCCCTTACCCATTGGCTCTCCGACGAAATGGAGCGGCACCCGCAACTCGCCGTGCTGGGCGACTACAACATCGCCCCCGAAGACCGCGACGTGCATGACCCCGCGAAATGGGAGGGCCAGAACCTGGTGTCGCCTCAGGAGCGTCAGGCGTTCGCCCGGCTGCAAGGCCTCGGACTGCGCGACACGTTCCGCATGTTCGACCAGCCGGAGAAGACCTTCAGTTGGTGGGACTACCGAATGGGCGCGTTCCGCCGCAATGCCGGACTGCGGATCGATCACATTCTCGTGTCGTCGACGCTCGCCGAGCGTTGCACGGCGTGCGAAATCGATCGTGTGCCCCGGACCTGGGAACAGCCGTCGGATCACGCGCCGGTGGTCGCCACGTTCAAGGACTGA
- a CDS encoding flagellar brake protein — protein MHSTGIASGYPGFVAVNRRDLDAHVPLSWPLFDADGTPLLAAGERLPSEADLDWLFTMFAPHRPLPEVAATGEAAGRTEAANGASPLAGGASTVYLQGLPVPLPIGAWVQVRLSPEDDTTRVRARLIGRAPNGMLIVTPPSSAQLRLPVQAGDKLAMWTFPGDNLYEFTCEVHSVHQGPFEYLVLSRPSQVRETPVRRTPRVDTRLVARLSPLDESTRASFTRMLAEPRDTPEWLVLVRDISADGAGIVAKAPLPPDCRHVALQLRVPIGADVVPIVGMAAVRSGEGPRADGTWAYGVEFMQMDMRNKAAIRCFVYESRLADPRAGQ, from the coding sequence ATGCACTCGACTGGTATCGCGTCAGGCTATCCGGGGTTCGTGGCGGTCAACCGTCGCGATCTTGACGCACACGTTCCGCTTTCCTGGCCGTTGTTCGACGCCGATGGCACGCCGTTGCTGGCCGCGGGCGAGCGTTTGCCGTCCGAAGCCGATCTGGACTGGCTGTTTACCATGTTCGCGCCGCACCGGCCGCTGCCCGAGGTCGCGGCGACCGGGGAGGCTGCCGGCCGCACCGAGGCGGCGAACGGTGCATCGCCGCTGGCTGGCGGGGCGTCGACCGTGTACTTGCAGGGTTTGCCGGTGCCGTTGCCGATCGGGGCGTGGGTTCAGGTGCGATTGTCGCCCGAGGATGACACGACGCGCGTGCGGGCTCGACTCATCGGCCGCGCGCCGAACGGCATGCTGATCGTCACGCCACCGTCGTCGGCGCAGTTGCGTTTGCCGGTGCAGGCGGGCGACAAGCTCGCCATGTGGACGTTTCCCGGCGACAACCTCTACGAGTTCACCTGCGAAGTCCACAGCGTGCATCAAGGTCCGTTCGAGTATCTGGTGCTGTCGCGCCCGTCGCAGGTGCGCGAGACTCCGGTGCGCCGCACGCCCCGCGTCGATACGCGTCTGGTGGCGCGCCTGTCGCCGCTCGACGAGTCGACGCGGGCATCGTTCACACGCATGCTGGCCGAACCGCGGGACACGCCCGAATGGCTCGTGCTGGTGCGCGACATTAGTGCCGACGGCGCGGGCATTGTGGCGAAGGCGCCGCTGCCGCCCGATTGTCGGCACGTCGCGTTGCAATTGCGGGTACCGATCGGCGCCGATGTCGTGCCGATCGTCGGTATGGCGGCCGTGCGAAGTGGGGAGGGCCCACGGGCTGACGGAACCTGGGCCTACGGTGTGGAATTCATGCAAATGGACATGCGTAACAAGGCGGCAATCCGCTGCTTTGTCTACGAATCCCGCCTGGCGGACCCGCGCGCCGGTCAGTGA